Proteins from a single region of Anastrepha ludens isolate Willacy chromosome 5, idAnaLude1.1, whole genome shotgun sequence:
- the LOC128863896 gene encoding glyoxylate reductase/hydroxypyruvate reductase-like isoform X1 produces MFGSQQSRLLGARILQKVSSIRMTTSTKELRATCKMSGEKKFKILVTHPELPQAVMDLLSRDCEVTVVQSLPSLRSEILEKAKGVDALFWRSYEPLNAEVLDAVGPQLKSISTMSAGIDYVDVPEIKRRKIPLGHTPVVLNEAVADVAVGLLLAAARRFHEGRVKIETDTWEDFNLNWMLGRDLRDSVVGFYGFGGIAQNIAKRLKGFDIDSVLYTTRRRVAPEIEQEYNAKKADFDTMLAESDFVVIAAPLTKDTAGVFNATAFGKMKKTAVLVNIGRGGIVNQPDLYEALKTNQIFAAGLDVMTPEPLPPTDPILSLPNLVVLPHLGTATERTRDDMSFIAAHNVLRGLAGEPMLSPAY; encoded by the exons ATGTTTGGCTCGCAGCAGAGTCGCCTATTGGGCGCAAGAATTCTGCAGAAAGTATCTTCAATTCGTATGACGACTTCAACGAAAGAGCTGAGAGCGACTT GTAAAATGTCCGgcgaaaagaaatttaaaattttagtaacaCACCCAGAACTGCCACAAGCTGTCATGGACCTGTTGTCACGCGACTGTGAGGTGACCGTAGTGCAGAGTTTGCCGTCTTTGCGTTCAGAGATTTTAGAGAAAGCTAAAGGTGTAGACGCACTCTTTTGGCGCAGCTATGAACCACTGAATGCCGAAGTATTGGATGCGGTTGGACCGCAACTGAAATCGATTTCCACCATGTCGGCGGGCATAGATTACGTGGATGTGCCGGAAATTAAGCGCCGTAAGATACCACTCGGCCACACGCCCGTCGTGCTCAATGAAGCGGTGGCAGATGTAGCGGTTGGTTTATTGCTTGCGGCAGCGCGTCGCTTCCACGAAGGACGGGTGAAGATTGAAAC TGACACCTGGGAGGACTTCAATCTCAACTGGATGTTGGGCCGCGATTTGCGCGACTCAGTAGTGGGTTTCTATGGTTTTGGAGGTATTGCACAAAACATCGCCAAGCGTCTGAAGGGCTTTGACATTGATAGCGTACTCTATACGACACGTCGTCGGGTGGCGCCTGAAATTGAGCAAGAATACAATGCCAAAAAAGCCGATTTCGACACGATGCTGGCCGAAAGTGATTTCGTAGTTATTGCGGCGCCCTTGACCAAGGACACTGCTGGTGTTTTCAATGCCACCGCTTTTGGTAAAATGAAGAAGACTGCCGTGCTGGTGAATATTGGACGTGGAG GTATTGTGAATCAGCCAGATTTGTATGAAGCTTTGAAAACGAATCAAATATTTGCTGCCGGTTTGGATGTGATGACACCTGAACCACTGCCACCCACTGATCCGATTTTGAGTCTACCAAACCTCG TTGTTCTCCCTCACTTGGGCACGGCCACCGAACGCACCCGTGACGATATGTCTTTCATAGCAGCGCACAATGTTTTGCGGGGACTGGCTGGTGAACCAATGCTCTCGCCCGCCTATTAA
- the LOC128863896 gene encoding glyoxylate reductase/hydroxypyruvate reductase-like isoform X2: MSGEKKFKILVTHPELPQAVMDLLSRDCEVTVVQSLPSLRSEILEKAKGVDALFWRSYEPLNAEVLDAVGPQLKSISTMSAGIDYVDVPEIKRRKIPLGHTPVVLNEAVADVAVGLLLAAARRFHEGRVKIETDTWEDFNLNWMLGRDLRDSVVGFYGFGGIAQNIAKRLKGFDIDSVLYTTRRRVAPEIEQEYNAKKADFDTMLAESDFVVIAAPLTKDTAGVFNATAFGKMKKTAVLVNIGRGGIVNQPDLYEALKTNQIFAAGLDVMTPEPLPPTDPILSLPNLVVLPHLGTATERTRDDMSFIAAHNVLRGLAGEPMLSPAY; this comes from the exons ATGTCCGgcgaaaagaaatttaaaattttagtaacaCACCCAGAACTGCCACAAGCTGTCATGGACCTGTTGTCACGCGACTGTGAGGTGACCGTAGTGCAGAGTTTGCCGTCTTTGCGTTCAGAGATTTTAGAGAAAGCTAAAGGTGTAGACGCACTCTTTTGGCGCAGCTATGAACCACTGAATGCCGAAGTATTGGATGCGGTTGGACCGCAACTGAAATCGATTTCCACCATGTCGGCGGGCATAGATTACGTGGATGTGCCGGAAATTAAGCGCCGTAAGATACCACTCGGCCACACGCCCGTCGTGCTCAATGAAGCGGTGGCAGATGTAGCGGTTGGTTTATTGCTTGCGGCAGCGCGTCGCTTCCACGAAGGACGGGTGAAGATTGAAAC TGACACCTGGGAGGACTTCAATCTCAACTGGATGTTGGGCCGCGATTTGCGCGACTCAGTAGTGGGTTTCTATGGTTTTGGAGGTATTGCACAAAACATCGCCAAGCGTCTGAAGGGCTTTGACATTGATAGCGTACTCTATACGACACGTCGTCGGGTGGCGCCTGAAATTGAGCAAGAATACAATGCCAAAAAAGCCGATTTCGACACGATGCTGGCCGAAAGTGATTTCGTAGTTATTGCGGCGCCCTTGACCAAGGACACTGCTGGTGTTTTCAATGCCACCGCTTTTGGTAAAATGAAGAAGACTGCCGTGCTGGTGAATATTGGACGTGGAG GTATTGTGAATCAGCCAGATTTGTATGAAGCTTTGAAAACGAATCAAATATTTGCTGCCGGTTTGGATGTGATGACACCTGAACCACTGCCACCCACTGATCCGATTTTGAGTCTACCAAACCTCG TTGTTCTCCCTCACTTGGGCACGGCCACCGAACGCACCCGTGACGATATGTCTTTCATAGCAGCGCACAATGTTTTGCGGGGACTGGCTGGTGAACCAATGCTCTCGCCCGCCTATTAA